The genomic segment AGAGCTGCAAAGAACACAggactgggggtggagggacagAGAGCATCTACTGCAGCCTCAGCACCTCCTCCGTCCCTAGGCCTGTAACTGCGACCAGTATCTGAAGGTCTCCAAGGCCATGATGAAGCAGCTTGTGTGGCTCAACGGCTGCCCTGAGGACCCCAGCCATACAGGTGAGTGTGCCCTGCTCGGGTGTGGGGTCTGTGGGCAGTGGCTCAGCTGCCGGGTGCTCCCCGGGCTCACCTATGGGTGGCCGGGGAGGTGCCGGCGTGGGGAGCTGGAGGTGGGAAGACAGTATTGAAGGCCAGGATGAGGGCCGGGCCTCTGCTCCCCCAGCGCGGCGCGCACGCCTCTGGTCCAGGAGACCAGGAAGCTTAGGCACCAGGGCCCCCAGGACAGTGTCCCCCACTTTCTCTCCAGTGGGCCCTGCTCAGTCACCCGGCCCCACACATGGAgtacacgcacacagacacacaccttgTGTGCAAAGAGACACATGCTGACTGGCACACGTGTGCTCACACgtgcgctcacacacacaccGGACTGTGCCGGTGCACACATGGGGGCACACGCGGTCACCCGCGTGCGCTTGCATCGCCGGCCTCGCCGCGTAGCAAGCTGAACGGGGATGAGCCTGGGCGCACAGGCAGGAGGGTGAGCCCCGGTGACCTCCCCACCAGGGCAGGTCCGATTCGGGGGCCCAGCATCAGTGTCCCTCTGTGGAGGGCGGGGTAGGGTGGAGAGAAGGGCATCCTGGGACAGCCCTGAGGCCAGGGTGCCTCCAGGCCCCTCTGCACAGCTGGTGCTCCTCCAAGGTGCTGTCCTCTCACTGTCCTTCCCGCCCCCCTCTGAGGTTTGGGGCCACCCACGGAGGGGTGAGCTGTGCTGATGGGCAGCTCTCAGCTCTCCGCAGCATGGCCGTGACACGCTTAAGGCCTGGTGGGGGGGACGGCACGGGCCGGGCTCCCGCCCCTCcgaggcccccccaccccactcagaGGCTCCTACTTGTCCTGGGCAGCACCCCCGGGAGCTGGCGAGTAAGAGCTGGAGCCAGACGGGCCTTGGCGAGGCAGGGAGGCCAGATGGAGGTCGTGGCCTCACTGGGCTCCAAGGAggcggcagggctggggtgggggcctcGTCCATTCAGACCCAGCTGCGGTTAGCCTGGAACCATCTGCAGAGAAATGTTTGCTGAGCAAATTACGAGGGTCAGTGGGCCTGGGGGACGCTTCTCCCAGCTGCTGGCCAGGGCTCCTTGGCGGTCACCACCTCCATCCCGCACTGGCCCCTTGGTTGCTGCCGGGCTGGCCGTGTCCCTGGTCATCGCACCATGCCCTCTGTCGGGGTGGGGCCCTCTCGCAGGGTCAGAAGGAGGCCGCCTCCCGGGGTCTGTCCTGCACCGTGAGCTCCAGCGGTTCCTTGGGCCCCTGTGGCTGGCTGGTTGCGAAACTCGCTCCTTGGCAGTGGGCTCATCTGTCAGCAATgggccgccccgccccaccctgccCGCCAGTGCTCAGGCCCCCGAGTGCCCTAATCGTCCAATCTTGCGCCCAGAACAGGTTTCCCAAGGACCTTTGAGCCCCAAGAACATCCCAAGGTGTGAGTTCCCGTGGGAGGGTACTGGGCTGGCACCGAAGCTTCTCGGCCCTTTACTCtctctgctgggggtgggggagaggctgggcaCTTCGAGGTGCCCTATGGACGCTGGGGCTGCCAGCCCGTGCTTAGGACAGACCCTGATatccttcattggcaggtgacGAGGCCACACAAAGCCAAGAGGAACAGGAGACAGGTGAGCCCTGGGACCACCCACCAAGGACACAAGGGGCCCTGGCACCTGGACCCCCCCAGGACGGGGCAGAGGGAAGCACTCTGAGAGGACGGTCCCTGTGCCCTAGGGGCTGGGGGGCATATCAGGGAGGGCTGCGAAGAGAGAGGGTCCGTCACCTGTGACCCAGAGGCCCCTGGGTGGGAGacgcagggggtggggtggttggGGAAACGGAGGGAGGAACCACCCGGGAGAGTGGGGCGGGGGGCCCGTGTGCCTGCGGGCGGGGGCTCAGGGTGgctgcctcccctgcccaggCTCAGCCCCGGAGGAGGCCCCGGGGGACTGCGCCTACGACCCCCCCTGCCGCTGGCTGGAGGAGGCGGACCTGCAGCCCCGCACGCCGACCACGCTGGGCAACGGCACCCGGCTGCAGCTGTCGGGGGTCCCGGCGGGCGTGCTGCGGAGGCCGGCGCTGCGGCATTTCTACTGCTGCACCGGCTGCGGCAAAGTCTTCTGGGAGGGCTCCCACCTGGGGCGAGTTGCCACGAACTTCCGAGAGGTTCTGGAAGGTACCCCCGCCTCCTGTGAGCGGAGCCAAGCCCCCCGCCCAGCTGGCAGCCCCTCCTGAGGGCTGGGCCCAGGCCCCGCGGCCTGCACCACCCGGGGGCCCAGGCCGTCGGCAATAAAGTGGGAAAGCTGGACGGGCGGGGGCCGTGGCCGCCTTCCTCTGGTCTCTGCGCGCTCCGCACCCGGGCGCTCCGCCCCGCGCCGCGTCCAGGGAGGACGAAGCTTTCCACGTGGTCAGGAACTCGGCCCCTGAGCCACGGACTGCCCGGCGCTCAGCACGGAGGCCCGCGGGAGGCGGGAAGGGCGTGCCTGCGGGAGGCAGTGGCCGGGGCGGAGGCCCGAGGCCTGGACGGACGTGCCTCCCCGAGGCCGCGGGAGCTCAGTGGGGCCGGAGGGGTGGGGGCGAGGCGGCCGGGCCCGCGTGTGCTGGGTCCGCCCCCTGCGCTGGGGCCGTGCCTGTCGTCCTCTCTGGCACACgctccctgcctgccccccagCAGGCCCCAAGGGCCCCGGCCAGGCCGGCTTCAGGGCCCTCGTAGGACCTCAAACTCCAGTGAGCGTGGATGGGGGATCTGGGGCCCTGCCTAGGGAGCAGGCCCCAGCCCGGCCAGGGCACGACCCCACAGGGCCTTCCTGCACCAGGGTTCAGGGCTGGGGGCTTCTtgtgagaagcagcagcagacGTTGCCACGTTGGAGGCCCGAGCACACGTGCGCTCCTGACCGCCCCCCGCAAGGAGACGAAGGCTCAGACCTGGTACTGACTCCCCAGGGGGCCCACGGGGCACGGGGAGGGTGCCGCGGGCCGGGGCTCCCGCGGGTGGCGGGCCTGGGCCCGGACAGCGTCTTGCCCTCGCCCGCCTCCTCCCGGCCCACCCCCAGGAATGCGCCCCCACCCGGCTCACATCCCTTTCCTGCGCTTCCTGCCCAGAGCGGAAACCAGCTCAGATTTGGCCGAAGGTCCAGGCGGAAGCCTCGGTggcggggcctgggggcaggggcgggggctgcCTCTCGCCAGGGCGGGGCACCTCTGCGGGGGGGCCAGGGGGCGACGCGCACAGCGTGACGCAGGCAGCACCACGCCAGCCTCTGTCCCCGTCCCTGTGTCCCTGACCGCCCCAGGGGTTGCCGTGGTCTCTGAGCCCCCGGGGCGCAGCCCCCCGCTGGGTGCCAGGCCCAGACCCAATCAGCCCCCCAGAAACCCTGGGGCCCGCTGGGCCGGGGTGTCGCCCCACAGATGGAGACGGGAAGGCCAGCCCAGGCACACGGGCTGTGCACGAGGGCCAGCTCTGCCACCCTGGCCTTCCTCCACCCCGAGGTCACGGAGCCCGAGGGTCAGGCAGAGGTGCCAGGGTGAGCGGGCCCCACAGGGTCAGGGACCCTCTGCAGCTGGGGCGCTGCTTCCAGGAGCGGGACCTCTGGCCCCACGTCCTGTCCTGGGACCGCAGCACTGCGTCCCCCCGTAGGGCTACGAGGAAGCAGCCGGGGGTGCCGGCCCCGCTCCCCGGCCCAGCTGCACCCTGGAGACTCTGCTCTGACCCGAGGCCCTGCGGCTGCAGCCGCCTCGGACGGACAGAGGCTGGAGCCAGGGAGAGGCCCGGACGACAGGCTCGGGGAGACAAGGCCGTGTCCTCCCAGGCTCCCCAGGCAGGtccggccccagccccgctctgccctcctgccctgcGCGGCCCTctagggagaggagaggacagctGGTCGGGACCTGGTCCTCATGCCACGCCTGCCCCCGTCCAGCCGaccttcctgcctccccacccctctgctgCCCAGACTGGCTGTGTCTGTCCGGGGACCCTCCTGGGCTCTCGTGCCCGCTGCTCGCCcatcccagggcccagcccccaccccaggtcctgaCCCATCAGGAAGTGCCTTCCTCGCCCCGTGACCGCCTCAGGCCCATTTCTGGGCCAGGGGTCAGACGCCAGGCCAGCAGGGTGGGCTGTGGCCCCGGTGCCAGGCCTGCGGCCGCAGCGATTGTCTGCTGCAGTTCCTGCCCCGGGCGTCCTTCCTCCGCTCCGGCCGCCGCTGGCCCGGGGCTGAGTGTTTGTTATTTGATCTCTATCCTCTCGGCCCTTCTACCAGGTGTCTGGGCTGCTGGGAAGAAACACTCTCCTCTTTCCCACGCTCCCCGACACATTTTAATGAATTAGCTGGaagccccgcccccactgccCGCCTGCCcgctcaccctccctcccctgccgaGTGCTTTAAGGTGGCCACGGGCCTCAGCCCAGCTCTGGCCAGCGCCCCTTCCACGGTGTCCTCCCCTGGCCGCCCCTCCCCGACCTTCCCAGCCTGGGTCCCAGAATGTTCCCCACTGCCCACTGCTCTGAGCCTCTAAAGGAAGAGGGTccccagagggaggagggagccctCTCCAACTCTGGACTCCATCCCACCATGGCCTTCTAGGGCGGCATCCCCGGGCCAGCTCCCAGGAGGATGGGGGACGAGGGTCCAGCCTTGTAGTCAGGGTTGGGTCTGTCCCCCCAGGCCCCGGTTGTGGGCTTCTCCTTCAGAGCCAGTGAAGCCCTTCCCTGTTGGTGGAAGTGACAACTTCACCAAGGAATACCATGAACCTGGGAGGGGCCTTCTCCTAGCTCCAGGACAGGGCCTGGCGGGGGTGAGACTCATACCCCCCGCAGCCCCCGGCAAGGCATTTAGAACAGATGTCCTCCTTTTGGACGCGTCCTGCAGCAGACATGAGCAAGTGCTTCCTGGAGCCCACGCCCCACGTgcccctctccctgtcctgacctTTAACGGAGCAGTTCCAGGCTTGGGGTGTGGACCAGAGCAGCCCCAAGCAAAATCACCCTCAGCCACGTGGAGCAGGACCCACGGGCCTTCCACCGGCTCCCCGAGGACCGGGTGGCCATCACCCCAGCCCCACAGACGAGCAGCAGGTTAGGGGTGGTCCTCAGGGGGTAGCCAGGGCTACACCTGTCTGACCCACGCTCTGAAGCCAGGGTGGGCGGGCAGCGACCTCAGGCTAGGCTCCTGCGGCCACGCCAGCCACACCGTCCCTGCCGGGGCACCGAGCTGATGATTTCATGACCCGAAGTGGCAGCCTCGCATTCCCACACTGAGCTCACAGGGCCCCTTTGTCTGCGGCCCTGATGCCTGCCGCGGGTGTCAATGGGActtttctcccaggctctgctCCCGGGCCCAGCGGAGCTCCAGATGCTCTTCTCCTGGCCAGGGGGCCTCAGCCCACCTGGGCTGGGGCTTCTCTGGGAACCCACCACCTTCTGGGGACAGCCCTGGGCACGGCCGGGCCCTGGCAGAGACACAGAACCACAGACGTGACCGGAAGGAGGCCTTGCCCCAGACATGTCCTCCAAGAGCCCTCCCCTCTGTGCTGTTCCAGAAAGCGGTgggcagtgggggaagggggcatCCTGGCCCTGCTCAGGGTCACACCTCACTGCTCCAAGGGTCCCTGTCCAGAGGTGAACGTGGGCCTGGATGGACAGAGACCACGACGGCCTCAgctgggcctccctcccagccaCGCCTTGTCTCTGGtgctggggaggcggggggccgGAGGTGGTCGGGGACTCCACCCTCAAGGTGGTCCGTTCAGCAGCCCCCGATCCCAGGCCCCCTTGCTGGGCCCAGGACACGTACCCGCAGGATGAGCGCGGCACGGGAGGGGCCCCCAACAGCAGCAGCGCCCCCACTCACAGCCCCGGCCAGGCTGAGCACGGGGCCTGGGCTCACCCACCTGCACAGTGGAGAGCTCCCGGCCAGGTGGCAGGGGCCGCGGGTCTAAGCAGAGCGGCCGCACCACCAGGCTCAGGAAGCCCAAAGCAAGAGGCTCCGGCAGCCCGGGCCCCCGGAAGGACCCCGAGGGCATCAGCCAGGGTCAGCTCTGAGGTCTTACCCAGTTTTTCCATTCGTTGGGCCGTGACTCCTCCCAGGTCACAGAGCAAGGTGGGGACTCACCCCATGAGTCTCGAGGCCTGGGGGGCACGTGGACACCCACCAAGCTCATCCCCAAACAAGGCCTCACAGGGTGGTCTCCCCCGCTGCGGCCCAGGGCCGCCTCCCGTGGAATCCCCAGCGGCCTCCGACAGCGTTCCAGTGCCGGCCCCAGGCCCGCTGCTCCAGACTCATTCCTCCTTAATTTGCAGCGGCCGCCACAGAGCTATAAACTGTTACATCCTACTGAGGAAATTGGCAGCAGTGTGAGAGTGTCAATAAAAAATGGGTTTACTGTTTGGAAGTGAGTCACTTCAGAGCTCCCTTTCAGAGCAGCACGGGCACCTTACCTGGGGCTGCTCACCTGGCCGGGCTCTACCTGTCCCCGTTAGTGCCGAGGCGGTGGCCCTGAGGTCCTGCCGGCCGCCCCCCGCCGAGGAGCTCTGCTGCcaagccgcccccagccccgggccTCCTCCCCGCGGGCGGGCGCGCTTCTCCTGCGGCTGGAACCTCAGGGCCTGCCTCCTGGTGCCGGTCGGGTTCGCAAACTCGGGGTGGCCCTGACGGCCAGGGGAGCGGGTCCCCGAGGGGAGGGCGCCGCGTGGCCGAGGGCACACGCCCGGGCTGCCCGTGGGGTCGCCACCCTCGAGGAAAGACGTCCTGCGGGCCGGGCTGGGCGGGTCTCGGCACCACGAGCGCCCGGGGCGCCGGGGACGCCGAGGGTCCGTGGCCAGCGCCCCGAGAGCGCGGAGCGAGACCCCTGGTCTCCGCCCGAGCCCCCCGAGTCTGAAGTGCCCGCGAAGACCCACCCAGGGGAGGCCACCTCGGGGTCGCGCTCGGCCCCGGGTCTGTCCGCGCAGGGAGCTTGGCATTCCCCGGGCGGCCGGGGAGAGTGGGCGGGACGACGGCGGAGAAGCGGCCCCCCGCGCCCCGCTGCCACCCACGGCCACCTGGCTCCCGGCCCCGCGCGGCCGGCGACCGGCGCCCCCTGCCGCGaggcgcgccccgccccgccccgccggccccgccccggccccgccccccgcggcgCTGCCCAATCGGCGGGCCGCCGGCGCGCGCGTCATGGGCGCCCTATTGTTATGCAAATATAAAGGAGGTAAAAGGcgccccggcgcggcgggcgggcgAGTGCAGCGGCGCGTGGGGAGGCGCGTGGGAGCCGCGTGGGAGCCGCAGCCGGAGCGAGCAGGGACCGGGAGCGCGCGGCgccgccgccccggcccggccGGCCCCGCGAGCGCAGCGCCCGCCCCCCGTCGCCCGCCCGCCGGGCGCGGCTGGATGCGGCGGGGGTCCCGCGGCggcggcccccggcccccagcgCCCGGAGCGCCCAGGGGCGGCGTGCGGGGCCCGGGGGCGCCGCGCCCTCCATGCGCCGAGGCGCGCCCCGAGGCAGCCGGGGGCCCGCGCCGAAGCCGCCGCCCGCGCTgagccccggcccggcccgcggcCCGCGCCCGGCGGCAGCATGAGCCAGGCCGAGCTGTCCACCTGCTCGGCGCCGCAGACGCAGCGCATCTTCCAGGAGGCCGTGCGCAAGGGCAACACGCAGGAGCTGCAGTCGCTGCTGCAGAACATGACCAACTGCGAGTTCAACGTGAACTCGTTCGGGCCCGAGGGCCAGACGGCGCTGCACCAGTCGGTCATCGACGGCAACCTGGAGCTCGTGAAGCTGCTGGTCAAGTTCGGCGCCGACATCCGCCTGGCCAACCGCGACGGCTGGAGCGCGCTGCACATCGCCGCTTTCGGCGGCCACCAGGACATCGTGCTCTATCTCATCACCAAGGCCAAGTACGCGGGCGGCGGCCGGTGATGCCGGCGCGGACCCCGACCGGACCCGCGCGCGGGCCCCGCGCGTGTCCTCCCTGCTGTACCTCCCCAACTACCTCGGTGTGCGCCCGGCCCTCGGCGCCCGCGGCCACCAGCGTCCGGCGCGCACGTCGGTGCCCACgggggccgcgcccgcccgcccgcccggggTCGGCGCCCCCCGCGGCCGCCGGGGACCGGCCGGAGCGCTTCCCACGGCCCCGCCCGCCGCGgcgcgggtgggggcggggcgcgggctcCAGCCCCTTTGAAATTTGAGTCTCGCTACCAGCAAGTTCGGAATCCCGAGACACCGGATCCTCGGCTCACAGTGTTCTCCCGAAGGTGGGAGGACCCGTGGCCGACGCGCGACGGAGACGCCCCGCCGTTCCCGGGGTGCTGAACTATTTATCACGTGTGTGCATATCTGCGGGTGATGTTCGTGCgcctgatttttttgtttgggaAACACTGTGCGTGGTCAGTGTGgttatggggggaggggggagatgaagttgttgctgttgttgtttgctAGTCTTAAAACTAAAAACTTGAGTCTGTCATTTCTTGGTTGCACTGAAAATACCACCCAGCCTGATGGTTTCCCGGCGCTGCTGCGTCTCTCTCCGGCTTCTCTTCCTCacctctgtcctctcctccccgccctcccctctctctctctcactcacacacacaattcCGCGTGAGTTTTGGAAGCCCCAGGCCCCCGTCCTCCTTGTCCGGCGAGAGGCCACCGTCCCCCAAGCCTGCCGGTTTGCAGAGCTTCCGCGGGAGCCTGGGTGCTCGGGTGTGGCGGTGATGGGGGCGTGGGGGTCAAGCCTTTTCTAGTGAGTTCTATTATAGTTAACAGTCGATtgcacacttttttaaaaaaagtaaatggatttgCCACGATTAAATGTCATAACATTTAtgacagaatataaaatattaacatattttaagcCAAGTTTTAGGTGTATTTTTTGAATCTTGGTTATAGACCCAATTTTAAAGGGCGTTGTATCCAGTGTTGTGAAGGCAACTGTacccatatttatatttttataaaatgcctaTAAGACTGTGAATCTCTTGTGCTAATTGCCGAGTGAGCTGAAGGGCCGCTTTGCCCCTCTTCAGCCTCCCGGAGCTGCAAGGACCCGATTCGAATCCGAAAATCCTGCCACGGGGGAGGGGCCGCCGGGAGGGGCCGCGCGAGGGACCTGGGACGGAGGCGGTGCTTCTGCGTCACTTTCTGTCCCGAAAGGCGCCCTTCCTGGTCTCCGAGGTTCCAATTTTCTATGCAACCCCACACCCCTTGTTGTTTTGATCCTGAGAAATAAAAGGGAGGCTGaattattcaaatttaaatgaGGCTTCCCCTGGGTAGAAGTGCTGCTGACCCTTCGTGCAAAAATGGGGagcacttgaggacacaggtgggtGGAGGCCCTTTGTGTGTGGCTGGTCAGATTTGGGCAGTCATCTGTGGCTTTTTATAAAACCTTGTGTGAGAAGAATATATTGATAATGTCAGTGAAACAAGCAGACattgaaactgaggcacagattaCTCCAAAAGgagtttttctgtatattttttctagATGCAAATACCTTTTTAATTATGTTAATTAATGTTAAGACTTTCTAGGCTTACATGGAAGCTGTGTGTGGGTCCCGGCGTGATCACTCCTAACTGGATGAAGTCTGCAGCACATTCCTGAGTGTACGATATAGACTTGTAGCCCAGCgtgaaaaatttataaataaatttttcattgatctttttatattaaaaaaagtttgttgGTTCTTCTTGGGCTTGGCACCGGGACAAGGGTCAGGCTGCAACATGCCGGTTGCGGGTGACGGCTATGCAGTGCCTGGCTCGTTTCCACCTGAAGACAGAACCCGGTAAGCTGGCTGTGGCCTCAGCTCAAAGGCACCGCAGTGGCCACGCACAGGACTTGTGAGAGCCCAGCCCACCCACCTTCTTCCAGCTGTGGCCCCCGAGGGCACCCAGAACTGTTTCCTCTGCTCCCTGGGAAAGCTGCTGAGGCCTCCACGTGGAAAGTTCTGCTTGAAGCTCTTCCCGCCCTCCCCCCCTCGAAACCAGCCTGAGATGCCCAGGGTCTTAGGAGGGATGGggcccctcctgtctccctgctcCCGGCCACTGTGGGTTCCTGCTGAACCACCTGCTTCCCAAAAAGGGTATCTTTTAAATTTGGGGGAGCTTCTGGTGAGTGAAAGGCCCCTTCTTCCATTCCCGTCCCGTCCCTGGCGGGCCCCGGGGAGTTGAGGCCGGCCTGGCCGAGCAGCCGCTCCCCCAGATCACAGACCCCGCGTGCGACTCTGGGTCCATCACAGAGGCTGGCGtgggagggggagcaggggaggacaTCCACCCCCTCACGGAAGTTTTACCTTTACTGGACTCAAGAGTTAAAAGGCAACATTTTCTTGTAAAGCTTTCAGATGCCCTTCAAGAAGCCTGAGGTGTCAGCTTCCCCTCAGGGAGGGTGCAGCTACATTTTGTCCCCAAGACACAAAGACACATTGgccttcccctcttcctgctgTGCATTTCCAGCTCTGTTCTGCCCTGAGGGTTTTCCGAGTGAATTTTCAGTTGGTCTACTAGACGGCCCAGCTCCCTCCTTAGACATCACAGAAGTGAGCAGAATATTTGATGCCAGTGAGTGCCCAGGGGAGGTGGTGCCCAGCCAGTGCTCTCAGCCCAAGTGGGAAGGCCTGCTCCGAGCCTTCAGGGTGAGCAGCTGAGGGTGCTGGGGGTGCCTGGCCCCAAAGGAAGAGGTGCTGCTACAAGAACCAGGACATGGTTGGGGCATCTGGCCTGGCCACTACCTGGCCCCCTGGTGGGCTGGAGCACGTCTCTACTTCCTCTTGCCGCAGGAGCGGGAGTCAAATCTATAAACCAGAGAGTGGTGGGTGCAGGCCCGGCTCCAGGACCCAGTGCTCACTCCTAACTGGATGAAGCGCTCAGGAATGGGCGCTAAGTGCGGTGCAGTGGCCAGCGCTGTCACTGGGAGTCCCCGCCACCCGCCTCAAGCAGGCCTTCAGGGGTGGGAACAGCGCTTCAACCCTCTTGCTGGCCAGGGTGAGAAAGAAGGCGTGGCTGACCCCCTCTGCCTGGCCTCCAGGATGCGCAGGTGTGGGCGTGCAAGCCAGGCCAGGGtcctggccagggcaccaaggagacccagggcagaagggtccagcaggtgggggctgggcctcTGGGAACCCCGAGAGTGGCTGCCATGGAGAAGGCGCACAGACCAAACGGCCAAGGGCAgcgcccgccccaccccaccccaccccacccccgccaggagTGCGAGCAGCTCCTGTCCAACTGTCCATCTCTCTGACCTGACCCTCGCCGCACGCAGGAAGTGTTTACTGTTGGAAGGGATGCCACACAGAGACCAGGAAATGCAGGAAAATGGTCAGCCAGAGAGAGTGATGTCCAAAGCCAGCAAGCGCGGGGGCCAGGACAAAGCTGGCCAGAACGAAGGGCCAAAGAgacaggtgaggaggaggagagggacgGGGCTGTCTTCTGGGTTCTGTCCCTCAAAGGCCTGGCGGCTCAGCACGCGGCACCCCCGGCGCACACAGGCGCAGGGACGCGGCCCTGCAGCGGGGACCTTCCGAGCGCCCAGCGCCTCCCGAGGCGGCACCGGAGCCTGCGGAGAGGAGGCGCCGCCGTCCGCCCGGGCCTTGACCGGAGAGGGGACCCGGCGCTGGGGGCAACTGGGAAACAAAGCCTGAGCCGGAGCCCAAGGGCGCAGGCCCCGCGAGGGCTGGGACCCAGCGACGGCTCCTCGGGAGGCCTCCGGCGCAGCCCCTGCACGGGGCTTCGGGGTCTCGGGGAGGccgccctcccccaccaccccgccTCGGCGGGCCCGGGCTCCCCGCTCGCCACCAACAcggccctcccctctgccccgcGCATTCTTCGGCTCGGCCGTCCGTCGGGCCGTCCCTCCGCGTCCGTCTGTCGGTCTTTCTTCTCTCGCCCCCTCCGAAGCCGCGGGCCCCATTCATTCCCGAGGCCTCTGCCCTTTCCTGCGCGCGGGTCCCGCTCGGCGAGCAGCTGCTATGCTAATGAGGCcgggtgggggcggcgggggacCGGCGGGGGAAgcgggggacggggtgggggcgCCCGCGGGGGGAAGGCGGCGTCGGGAGGCCGGGGCTCGGCcgtgggggcggcggcggcggcggcggcggggcgggcggggacGGGCGCTCGCGGGGCCCGGGCTCCGCGCTCGGAGCCGGCGGGGGCCACTCGCCGGGCGAGGGGTGCGCGGGGTGGAGACCAGCTGTCATCCCCGCTCTGGGGTCGCGGCCTGCGGAGCGCGGCTCGTTctgcaggccccgccccgcccccggccccgccgcgcGCCCACCAGACGCCGCCGCGCGTGGGGCTCGGGGCTGGGCCGACACGGGGGCCGGACACCCCCGCAGGCCCCCGGCCCGGGGCTGGACGCGGGCCGCCCCCCTCTCCCGGAGGCGGCGCCCGAGGACCCCGGGCCTCGgcgaggcgggggaggggcggaggcggccCGAGCGCGCCGCGGGGACCCTGAGCGCCGCCCACCCGGCGTCCGCGGCGCGGCGACGAGGCGCCCCGGAACCTGCTTCTCGGGGCCGGGACTCCCACGGAGGGACGCGGCGGGGACCTGGGCGGTGCTGCCACCCCGCGGCCGCAGCGGGCACTGCGCCCGGGCGCCCGGGGTCTGGGCGGCGCGACCCCCGCCGGCCCTGCGCTGAGAGCGggcgccgcccccgcccctcctgccGGTGGCGCCGTGCGCACCTCCCTCGCGGCGCTGGAGCCCGCGACCTCGTCTGCTGGACGgtggccggggccggggggggcggggccggggccgggggcggggcggggccgtggggcggggcggggcggggccgtgggggaggggccggggcacggggaggagggggcggccgCGGGTCCGCCGGCGGGGGGCGGGTCCCAGGAGAGGGCCGCAGTGCGGGCCCTGTTGACGGACATTGAAAATGCACGGTGCAGCAGCCGTGAGCTGGGTTTATGGGGGAATCTTACCGGGGactgtagcctgggagacagcttCTCAGTAGCTCCGAGGGGCTGCCTGGGCGAGGTGGGGGAGCCGCCGGTGTCTCTGTGATCTGGGCCTGGAGGTAGAAGGTTGCCGCTAGTCACCATGACATGAATGATTTtcgtgcttttctatgtatggaaagatgcGAGAATCTGAGTTCATAAAAACTTTTCCTGAAATACATCTAACTCTCTAAGGGGCCTGTTTTCCCAAAACGCAAAGTGCCTCGTCCTGCCTTTCCGCCTGAATTCCTTCCAGGGTGTACTGTAGGTCAGCCACTGCAGTGGCCAATGTCTTGAAAGTAGGCAACATTCCTGGTTTTATAACCCA from the Hippopotamus amphibius kiboko isolate mHipAmp2 chromosome 2, mHipAmp2.hap2, whole genome shotgun sequence genome contains:
- the NRARP gene encoding notch-regulated ankyrin repeat-containing protein — protein: MSQAELSTCSAPQTQRIFQEAVRKGNTQELQSLLQNMTNCEFNVNSFGPEGQTALHQSVIDGNLELVKLLVKFGADIRLANRDGWSALHIAAFGGHQDIVLYLITKAKYAGGGR